The Rhipicephalus sanguineus isolate Rsan-2018 chromosome 7, BIME_Rsan_1.4, whole genome shotgun sequence genome includes a window with the following:
- the LOC125759290 gene encoding uncharacterized protein LOC125759290: MPTCCAVGCSNSIAKGDKLFAVPRGKENLKRRATWLQLIGRKNFDCHDGRLCEKHFTDDQFEPVILARNGCKKLKPNAVPSLFLHRFRLEQAGTIHRDNLKP; encoded by the exons atgccaacttgttgcgctgttggctgctcgaacagcatTGCCAAGGGTGACAAGCTTTTTGCAGTTCCTCgtggaaaggaaaacctcaaaAGGCGAGCGACATGGCTCCAGCTTATCGGGCGAAAGAACTTCGATTGCCATGACGGGAGGCTTTGTGAG aaacacTTCACGGACGATCAGTTCGAACCAGTCATCCTTGCGAGAAATGGCTGCAAGAAGCTAAAGCCAAATGCGGTTCCCTCCCTATTTCTGCATCG CTTCCGCCTCGAACAAGCCGGGACCATCCACAGAGACAACCTCAAACCCTGA